In Aspergillus nidulans FGSC A4 chromosome II, the genomic stretch TTGGTACTTTCCCAACGATGTAAAGCTTAGGGAAAGGGTTATCAATATTCTGGCTTACATATCCTCCTTTTCAACTTAAAATGTCTCCTCCCTCATATTCTATCCTCATAGGAGATATGTGGCCTTGCTCACCTTATCATCAAAATTGCCCCCGGCACGCAGGACTTCAGCTGGGATACAATTCCCAGTTGAAGTCACTCCACATTCATCCTGGCCGCCTACTAGTTTTCGAGTACCTGTACACGCCTGAGTACTCATAGCTGGCCGAAGTCCATAGCCTTTTGCCTGAACGTGGTTGGGGTATTTAGGTTCCTCTCTGAATGAAGCTCAGGTCTGCCGTCACATGTCTAAGATTTATATTGGAAGTACTGTTTCTGCCCGTGGCAATGTTTGGTGGCTGCAAATCAATGCACCTGGGCTCATATTCTTGAAGATTGTATAGAAATATGAAATATCTATATGAATGCATACGTACGTAGGAGTCATTGAAGGAAACCACAATGGTGTAGTAGGATCTCACTTTTTTCGGGATAAATGGTATTTGAGCTCTCAGGTAAAGTCAAGAGCAACAATAACCAGGGACAGTTATCTGACAGTCTTTGCCCATGGCTCTAGCCATATAAACCTAGGATTATCAAGCCCTCTTCTACGGTTTCTACCTGCCTCACGGCTCTAAAATCTTTGAATAATACGCTCATCATAAATGGAAACCCATAGAATGAAGCACCATGATTAATTACGCTTTTATCCAAACCAGTCTAGACTAGCTACTTAATCCCTCTCACTCCACTCCCTCATACCACTTCCATTTCCGCCAGCTCCGATATCTAGACTCTCTGGGTCGTATTCATCATCAAAgtcatcaatctcctcagctggagatgctgagaAATACCGTCCCTGGGCCGTAGTCTGAGGTTGGCGGTGGCCTTGCATGTTGCTCGCTCGTGGATCGCTGCCCTGAATGTTTCCAGAGTAATAGGATTCTTGGAGGCCGTCACTGCTGCTATTTTGAATGTTGCTGACTTGGCCGTGTCCTGGATTTAGCGATGCGGGTGGTTTAAAATGGTATTTCTCGAATCTGTTGGACCTTGCAGTGTGGTCGGAAAGGTCTAGCTCGTCCTGATCCATTGAGTGACTCTGGTGATAGAGTGAATACTGGAGAATAACACTATTTTTCAGGTGATGATATATGTATTTAGACAAAGGCGGGCGCTATATATCATGTCATAGATATCTTCAGTCGCAGGATAGAGAGAGGAATGCCTAGAGCCTAGATATATGATTTGGTCTGTCACTCTACTATCAATAATACGGCCTATTACGTTGGCTGATACAGGTAACCTTGATGTCAAAAGGCAAACCGATGTCAGGAGCTCGTCACCGGACTTTTACATTAGGCCGGCGTCGCAGGGCTTTTTCTCGCGGCCTAGGTCGTAGCTCTAACGGACATCGTTGTCAGAAACAGGACTCGTAACTCAATCTTGTTATGGTTAAGACTCATTCTATGGTTTGAAGAGGTTCTGTAATCCGGATGACCCCTCCTGATAAGCGAGACAGGCTATACTCTTCGCCTGATCGATTTAGGACTCTGCCTATACAGGTTGAACCTCGATCTTTCATTTATACCAGTGAAATTTATATACCCTCTACCTTGACCCAAAGTCATCATCAGCCTCGCCTGTGTTCACATCATCGAAGTCGAGGTCCTCCCCCACCTTGTCTCCCTTGGATGCAGATGTCCCAGAGACAGACTGCTCTTCAGATTCAGATTCTGCGTCTGCATCGGCGTCGGCATCGGCGTCGGCATCAAGATCGGCATCAACAGTAAgtgtctggctctggctcagAGATGTCTTTTTACGCAACCACGGATTGGTGTAGATATGTCGCTGCGCATATGCCGTATTCGCCGGGTAGTCGGACATCCTGAGAAGGACTCGATCGGTTATTATAATAAGTAATAATGAAGCACGAATGACTCCCAGGTATCCGAGGACTTTGAGACCGTGAGGACCCTTTGGTTATATTGGGGTGTGACTACCTTCATGCTTGAAGGGGATGACGGGCTCCATCTTATACCTCCACAATCTCTGAAAATAGGAGGTAAGGGTGATGTCAAGGAGTCTAGAATTGCGGATTAGATCACACCTGAAATAGACCTCGATTCTAGCCCTACAAGTGAATGTGGGCGGCGATGACCATGGCTGGAATATTCGTCCCAAAGACTGAAGCCAGAACAGGCCCGGTTGGTTTTCGTGCCCATGTTTTCTCTCTCAACACTAGTTTTTAATATAGCTGTCAAATACCCGCATTGATGTCTCAATACCTTTTACGTCTACTATTAAATATCATGGCTTACACTAGGCTTCTTATCCATTATCAAATCTTCGAGATTAACCTACAATTGCCAAAAGAGGATTCTGGATGAGTCTAAATTCTACTACGAATCTGTCAAGTCTCCATGTGTCCCTTTGTTACTTATATGTAGGCTTTCCCAGTTGTAAATCAGTTCTCGCCTCGCATCCCCCATATCCGCATCTTTGCCCTCCTCCCTCGCCATGTCGCCCTCGGTGTTCAGATTGACACCCTTCAACATCGGGTTCGTAACCAGCATTCCCTCTCCTGGCCAGACATACTCTGGCATATATGAGGGTGACCCCCACTACCAGGCATATTGGTGGTGCCTTGCATATTGCTCATACTGGCCGGCATATTCTCGTTTGTATGTTACTGTACTGCATGTTGTTCGCCCCGGTGCTGCTGATGTTTCTTGCGCCGGAGCCTTGGCCTGGACGCTGACGTTGCTGGTCCTATCGGGTTTTGTTTGAAAGGTAGGaaggcatgtcttggtcgtTCATCCTGAATTTGGACTCATCATATCGGGCAGAGTGATGGCAGAGTGAGGCTAAGGTTGATATCGTATGATACTCATGGGGGAGCAATGACGAAGTAGTTCTGCGTGGATGTCGCGGTAAGTCAGAGCTTATATAGTTCAACAGATATCCACGGTTCTTCTCTGCGGCCGTTGGGCTGATCTAACCCTGATGTCAGTAAACTATTGGTTTAGTGTATTGTGGCCCATCAATGATAGTGGTCAGGAGTCTATTACTGCAGCGGAAGCTCGGCTGCAGATACCTCCTACGGCTATAGAACATTTCATTGGGATTTCATTTGGGCCAATACATAGGTCTTTGTTAAGCTTGACTGGCCACATGCGATTTATATCGCTATATCATTCCTATATAAGGTTACAAAGAAAGAGACGTACATAAAATAGAGCTAGCGTACTGTACAAACTGACATCCAATAGGACCCGCTCACGATGAAACACATAATGCAAGGCCGTAAAATACTATAATGATGGTTCATGTAGATTATATGTAAGAGACAAACAGACAAGGCCGTtgggatgaagagaagaggtATTCCATGCCATTGTCATTGTAGGCTCAGGCAATCCTGTCTGCAGTCCCGGCGGCGTGGCTGCATACTATACCTTCAGATTCTTGGACAACTCTCCTTCGCTTAAAAGAGCTTTGACGCAAGTTAAGATAGCGCGAGTACCGATCTGAGCCATTCTATCACCATCACCTGCATCCGGATCGAAAGAACACACGGCTAGCGACCCTGGTGTGACCATTTGAGGAACAATTTCCATGCAGGAAATCAAGTTGGACTCGAATAGGCCACCGGGAGGCGGGTAGTCACTGACTTTCCCGTACGAAATGTCCAGGACGTCAAGGCTCAATTGAACCAGGGCCGGACTGTAAGACCTTTCGTCCAGACGTGTCTTCAGCTCCGCCGCAAAGTCGACTTATTTCTTGGTATCCCCCCTAGATACTGTGCATGCCAGCGTCGATGATACGTTATCTCTGTATGCTTGACTGGTCTCGCAGACCGTAATATAGGAAGCGGCTGTAGTCACACGGCCTGAACCCAGGGACACTTCGCATCAAAGTCTTCCAGCTTTCGCCGCGCAGCATAGACAGACCCATTTGACGTCTGGTGAATCGAGATAATCATGCGCGTCAAAGTAAATGAGCGCCAGATTTTGTATCTGCAGCCCGCAGGCCACCGCTGCGCTGGCTATGCAGTTCCCCGACAGTACCAGTGGGAAGCTCTTGCTTGCTATAGCATCGCTAACGGCCCTAGAGATCCGCCTCATCACCTCAAAGCTGCTTCCGGTATCGCCCTCGTAGTCTTCCACCTGCTCTAACAACAAATTGACTGCAACACCCAAGTGCTGGAGCTCTCGCTCGATTCCGGCGGACCTAATGCGATGCAGACCATTGCCGGCACGATATTCCCGTAGGCCGGCGTGCTATGGCGAAAGATTGTGGGGGTTACGCAGCCCATAGACGACGGTGGAGGCACGCTCAAGCTTTCAGCATTCAACAGCCAGCTAATTGATCGAGTGGTTGTCCATTGACGATGTCGGACAACTGGAGTAGCAGTGGCAGAGTGCGTTCCCATCGAGATGTGAGCCTGATAGATGAGATTTGTGCGTACATTCTCCCTGCCCCAATCCGTGTAGGTTCTTGATACACCGACTGATTCAAGAGATGGTCAAGACGAACCCGAACATGAATACGAACCCGAACCTCCAGCTTGAACCCATTCCCTGAACTTCGATAGATCTCTGAACCAATGTGACAACCGATTCTGTATCGGCCTGGTCAGCCGAGCACACGTGGGATCGCGATGATGCATGCTCAGTCACCGACCTTCTTCTGGAC encodes the following:
- a CDS encoding uncharacterized protein (transcript_id=CADANIAT00004724), whose translation is MSDYPANTAYAQRHIYTNPWLRKKTSLSQSQTLTVDADLDADADADADADAESESEEQSVSGTSASKGDKVGEDLDFDDVNTGEADDDFGSSVILQYSLYHQSHSMDQDELDLSDHTARSNRFEKYHFKPPASLNPGHGQVSNIQNSSSDGLQESYYSGNIQGSDPRASNMQGHRQPQTTAQGRYFSASPAEEIDDFDDEYDPESLDIGAGGNGSGMREWSERD
- a CDS encoding uncharacterized protein (transcript_id=CADANIAT00004725); translated protein: MPGEGMLVTNPMLKGVNLNTEGDMAREEGKDADMGDARRELIYNWESLHISNKGTHGDLTDS
- a CDS encoding uncharacterized protein (transcript_id=CADANIAT00004726), coding for MGCHAGLREYRAGNGLHRIRSAGIERELQHLGVAVNLLLEQVEDYEGDTGSSFEVMRRISRAVSDAIASKSFPLVLSGNCIASAAVACGLQIQNLALIYFDAHDYLDSPDVKWTRLDERSYSPALVQLSLDVLDISYGKVSDYPPPGGLFESNLISCMEIVPQMVTPGSLAVCSFDPDAGDGDRMAQIGTRAILTCVKALLSEGELSKNLKYFTALHYVFHRERVLLDVSLYSTLALFYVRLFLCNLI